The nucleotide window TAAGTCACATCACACAAGATCTGATCTCTGGAGTCAAGCAAAGAAGGAGCATGGGGAACTGATGTCTTTTACCTTTATGCCTGGCAGATGACGCCCAAGAAACAGCGAGATGGCCTGGGGAAACCAGCCAGCCGGCCACCTTCGCACCGGGAGGCGTACTATGATGTGCATATTGATGGCATGCTGCCCGACACAGCAGAGGGATCACCGGGCCCCCTCCCATCCTGTTCTTTCCTCTCGGTAGCAGCGCGACCATAGCAACAGCGTAGGACCGGCGTTCAACTCAAACTAAAGACGGGCACCACCGTCAGATACTAGCGGCCCGGTCCGACATGACTGAGCCATACTCGACTATCCGCTTTCTGGCCTCGATGAGTGAGGTAGCCCGCCTCCGTTCGGACATTGTCCTACTGGGCTGCATAGGCTTGTTCTGCCGGGTACAGCCCCATACTGTAGCTCTGCACACCGCACCAGAACCCCTCTTCGGTCCAACATGTGCGGAACCTGCCCTGCTGAACCGAATCCCATCAACTTGGCTACGAGTTCGCCGATGGTCCGGCCAGTCCGGCCTCTCAGAAATCCCCGAAATCACACTTCTGAAACAATCAAGTTGGCCTCCCTTCTCGTGGGTAGTGGCGCGCGTATCAAGCACAATTGCCTGGATCTTACCAGACTAGTTGACGGGAACCTGCACAAACGACCAATCCGAATAACGCATTGGTCTATATTGAGACCATACCACCGAACACGAGGTGCAGTACCTAAGCTATATCAAAGAGCTCTGGGTTCTATTATCTCTCCCTAAAGATTGGCCGTCCTGCACTCTCCTTGGCGCGAGGGGGGTGAGGGCGATTGTTTGGAATGAGCTTTGCCTTTCCTGACTGTCCTCCTCGGGTAATGCGACATCTCATTGGAGCGTACGATGAGGTATAGCTCAAGTTTGTTGTATTCCTGCATCACGAATGCTGCTGCCTCAACTGAGAGAAGCGGTTCGTCTTTCCCAAGCCctgagagagggggggtCCCTGAAACGACTTCCGAGGCAACTCAATAGGCGCGGACAACCTAGAGTGAGCCACAGTGCCATGAGGAGAGATGATCCGATGGGCCCCTGTCAACCAGGTTCGAGCGAAACCCTGTTCCCATAGCACGTGTCGTGTGGCGAGCCTGTGTCTGTCGGCCGAGACACGCGGCTAGACGTCTACTCTACCACCATCCGTCAGGTCCGATCCCAAGGAACCAACGTTGCGTTGGCCATATGAGCAAGCCACCAGGACTGGCGACAAGCATGTCAGGTTTAGGACCAAAGACTTCGGTTTGGTGCGTGATGGATGGTTCGATGGATCTTCagcaaacccccccccccccctctctctctcaaaaAAAAAGCCCCCGATTGTTACCAAACATGCTCCTCCGATGCGGATGTAGAGGATGCGAGGCCGCCTCCGTTGTCCCCGCCGGCCTAGGGCTTGACATTGGTCAAAGCCTCCTCTGGGATTCATATTCGCTACCGTGCAGCCAATCCGACGACACTGAGGGGCAGGGTGCTGGTCGAATCTGGGTGCAATgcgaagagaagaaaaagacgGCCAGCTCAATGGCCGGGATTGTCCGCTAAACGCCCCGGGCCTGCTTTCACGACTGCAAGCTGCCGTTAGTCTACCCACCTGCCAAGGCAAATCCCGTTTCTATCTGAATGGGTTGTTTGTGGCGTTTCATCCAGATCCTTGACGGACGGGTAATTGCAGACTTGATGTATAGAAGGAGGGAGGTCAGCGAGGCTTGGAaagcgtcctcgtccagccaGGACGCAAGGCCTCGACACACCCGGCTACACGCCGACGCAGGTCAGTAGAACCCCGCCCCTGGGCTTGAAGAGAGGATTGCTTGGGTCCAAGCCCAAATCCGTATGCTGTATCATCTACAGACTACGGACTACAGACTAGAGAAATGGGAACGTTGCCTGCGCCATCTACCAACCCTGGCCATAGGCGGCGATGATTGCCAACCAGCAGCAGGTTGAATGGGATAGTGTCATTTCGGCCTGATCGCGTCCGCGGAAACGACCACAAAGGCTTGCTGGCTTGAATAGCCCCATGGACTTGGGCCATTGAGAAGCTTGGCCAAAGTCAAGTCGTACAGACTTTCACCCCATACCCAGAATACCTCATCTTTCACGGCGTTGGCCGGTCCCCAACACCTTTGCTCGACGCCGCTTGGCGACTGCGACTGGAACGTTTCCCTACCCTGCGCTCTCGGCTCACACGCCCATGTATTGTATTCTGACGATGGAACAGGCAGAGCAAAGCAAAGAGgtagagagaaaaaaaagaaagaaaaaaaaaacccacGCCTGCTCAAGAATTCgaccgggggaggggaggggtgtttTTTCCTGGAGCTCCCCACACAACCCAATGTCTCCTTCACCGTTGTCTCAGAGTCTGCACAACCCATTTGCTCTCGCGTGGAGCACCCACCCCTGCCGCCCCTGTCTCTTTCAACTTGATCTTCCTTGCTCCTTGGGACCTCTTGGGGCCATCGGCAGTGTACTTGACCATCCGGCTGCTCTGTCATTGCCTGATCTGTACGACATGTGCGTCTCGAGAAGCCGGTCGCATGTTGAGCCTCCAACCCATATTTGCTGCTTCTGTACGATTTTGAGCAGCCACATCTGGAGTTCTTTTCAGGAAAAGTATATAGATACCAGGCTTCCAAGATCCGGCATGCtttctcgagcttctcgcaACCCTGACGGCTTGGTCAACCACATTGCAACTGAAGACAGTCGTACTCAGCAATATCAATATCCGCAACACCCTTCCCTACCTCTCTCACTCTTTATGAACACCAGTACCTACACAACCCTCCTCCAATATACGAGTTCGATTCGATACTCGAACTAATACGCATCTTGACATTTCGAGCCTAGCGTTCGGTCAACACACGAAAGTTGGCCTGCAGCAGATCCACAAACGAGTAAGTTGAGTTGGTGCCCCCGCCCTTAGGTTGTCTCTACATACACATGgtgcccctccctctcttccctgGCGGGTCGTTCTTGAGTGGATGATCCGAGGCGATTTGCACCAGGGGGCGTTGTTGGCCAGGACCCATCTCGCCGGTTTCCCCGCGCTAGGATTCGACTCGCTTCGCATTGTGGGCGGTTTTTTTTGTTGCTCTCCTCTTGGCGAGATGTTACTGATGCAAAGGCAGCGCGGGTTGTTGCCAAAAAGCAAAAGCTAATGTTCTTCCAGGTGTACAAATCCATTGCATTCTTCCTCCTGCGAGTAAGTGAACCCGCCGTGTTCGGTTTTCAGCatgcagagagagagagagagagagaggcgaggCAGCAGGGCTTTGGTCGAGGGGGAGCAGTTATCGAGTTTTCTgggttgtcgttgttgttgttgtcatGGTTTACATCGCCAACCACAACCTCAGCGGCTTGTTAAGTGTCTTACTCGGTCGACGAAGCTGGCTTGTGGGCCATAAGAAACGGCCATTTCCCTCATTTGGACAGAGTCGTTGCTGACAGCAGATTCGAGTCAGTTAGGCCGAGCAAGAGCTGCAAGCTACGTCTTGGCATGACAGGGGCACTTTTGGGGAGTCAACCGCCGCCGGTGAGTTTCGAGGCCCCATCCCCGCCATATTTCCATTCCCCGGTCGAGTTgtggaggagacggagactAGTGTCCAGACCGCGAGTGAGAAAACGAAGAGGATATTGCGAGAGGAGGGAATGAACGGAGAAAAAGTAAAGGGaccaagaaggagaggataagaagaagaagaagaagaagaagaagaaagaaggggaggacTAGGGCTTCGACGGTTGAGGGCAGAATGACAGAGATCCAGGGACTTTTGCTAACGAGTGCGTCTTACTGTgggcgaaaaagaggatcGAGGAGTTTGGGTGTCAAGACCGCTGCTCCAGCgccagcaccggcaccgccagcacCAACGCCAGCATCAGCACCCGATCACCGCCCCTCTACTACGGCGCGGCGCCCCTCGCCGTCGGAGACGACCGTCGTATGAATCCTCAACAGCTGGCAAAGGTACCGTAATCCTTATTCTGTATCTACAATCCTTCCatccttctccatctctctgCCTTTCTTACATGGTCGCTTTACTCCCCCCTGCAATGCCACTCGCTCAACTCGACGCTTCATTTTCCCTCCTTTCACTCTCATGAAGCTTGCCTCTCGGTTTCTGCAGTCGCAAATCACAATCGCGACGCTGTGCCGCACCAaaaagacgacgacgacaacaacaacaacaacaaactGCGGCCGCTGTTGTCGCTGAAACTGGAGTCTGAGCTGCAACACGACGTCAACAACGGGCCGGCATACCATTCAATTCGACTGACGCCCTTGATTGAAACACCGCCTTCGTCAGTCGGCTACCTTAGTCTGGAACCTATACAGTTCATCGCCATTATCACCTTCACCACCCCTGGCGACGGCACAATCCAGCACAAGACAGCCATAACTCGGAAGAGACACCGAGCCCCGAGCCTCGAGTCCGTCGCCTAATTGAAGAGGGTGgaaacagacagacacgaGACCAACCAACACCACGCCTTTAACGGGTGGCGCAGACAAGGAAGGGCGGGCGAGTCGGCGACTAGTCTAGGCCACACGTCCCGGCCGCCTGATCCTGTTCACGTCCCGAGGGACGGGACAGACAACGAAGCGGGCCGAGTAACGCTTCgcgaaaagaagaaaaagaaaggaaaaggtACGTATGTGATTCCACACTCGTTGCTTTTTCCATGTCTCTTCCACCTTGTGCACATTCGTCGACGGCAGTTCTGGCTTCATTTCGTTTCATTtgtttttccccctcccgccGTCCCGCATCACTGCCAtctttcccttctcccctttGAATTCACATgggcagaagaagcagaagcaacCGGGGACACAACACAGACGAGCACTCAAGATGCGAAATTGGTTGCGCACCGTGGTCTTTTGACGTCCTTCGAGTCCTCCTAAGGAGCGAGCATGGGACCCggaggccatggccatggccatggTCATCGGTACCACGCCGGTGCCTTGCTTCTTTCGTACTCTTAGTCGACACTGCTTGGTACTGCGATTTCCTTTGCGCACTCGCGCTGACTCCTACTCCTGGGGGTCATGTAAGGCGTGTGCGTGTTGGGCGTGGGAGTGCGAGTGACGGAagaatgtgtgtgtgtgtgtgtgtgtgtgtgtgtcttgTCTATCTGCACTGCACGACTTGTCACCTCTCGCTCATCTGCAAGTCATGCAGGCAATGTACACTGTGGTGCCTGACGGTATTTGCATTGTACCCTGTCTCCCTCTCATGTTGCCTCCTCTATTcagctctccctctctcacgccctctccctctcctgcTGCCCCTCCTCACTCGTTCTTGacactgctgctgctggcatTGGCGCTGGTGTTCCCGTCGCTATCGTCGCCGCTGTGGCATCTCCTCATCGGTCGGTCCCAACaaggcccaggcccaggccggtCAACACTCACACCCCCCtccactctctctctcttcttcaccTCGAGCTGCCTCCTCACGCATGTTGTCTCGTCATGGAAACGTGTCTCTCCCTAGTACTCTGTGCTAACTTATCACTGTTGCTGCACCACAGGTTACTGGCTCGTTCCTTTCGTCTGCTTGTCTGGGCCAGCTCACTCTCACCTGTGGCGGATCGCCCACCCCGCAATAACTACAGCGTCCTGGACATAATAACGGCACAGCAGCGCCGGCATCTCTTTGCGACAACTCAATCTCATCTCGATATTTTTTTGTTTCTTGCCGTAAAAATCATGGTCTAGTCTAACGAGTGCCGCCGTGCAAACAGGAGTTCGAACCGCCCACAGGGTATGACTACCTCGACATACAAGCTTCAAGCAATGACATGCGGTATGTGCAAACGTCTTTATTCTTTCTGTGTCTCTCTCGGTCTCTTTCACTTTCACATTTTCCCTGTTCACTGCCCGGGCTGCAGTGTTTAGGTCTCGTCAATTCTGTTTCATTTCCAAAGTCATCAGACGCATGCTGTCCAGGACAAGATCACAAGCCTCGGCCGTCCAAAAATCCCAATTCTACAAGCTTCGTGGAGAGACAGGATCTTCTACCCGGCGCGTTCTTTCCTGCTCTATATGGCTCGATCCATTGGGCTGTCATGTCTCGGAAACGAAAAGAACGTAAGTCGAGACGGGAGATCCGATCTTTGCAGCGGTAGCGAGAAGGATGGAGACAGGCGTGGGTAGCCGCCATCTGGAAGCCAACGCCCGACTGGTATTCCGCAGGCGGCGTTCCCGCCTGTCGCTGCCAGAAGGTGGTGTGTCCTCTCATGGTCCCGGTTCTGTATCTGTTGGTCGTTGTGCAACACGCTGCTGGCAGTAGGACGAAATGGTGTCACTGACACTGTGTCTTGCATGCGGAAGAGGTACAGCAGTTGTCGTGCCAGGCTTCCAACCCTCTCTTCTCTGCCTTGTACACAGTTCTCAGACTCGGAAGAGGGGAGTAGGGTGTACACTCGGGCTGACTCGCACATCAGATACGAACACAACTCCAATGCTTCTCTGTCGACGATCGAAGGCCCTTCGCAACAGCCGACGGCGCTCTTAAACCTGTTCAATCCACCTATAACCAACGCGACGTCGTACTCCCCAGAAGGCGGCTTCTACCACACAGCCGCCTCTCAGATCTTCCCCAGCCTGGACGTCAGGCCTCGCCTGGGCTCAAAGTAGGTCGCACACCGTCCCCCCGCCTTCTCCCCTGCCCTCCCTGCACTCCCTTCTCAACACCGCCAAATAGAAGACAAGATCCTGTTTCCATTCCGCCAAACGTGAATTTTGGCCAAACTTACAGACTTACTTAATAGTAACATCTCTTCGACGGGCATGGCACATGCCCACCGCTCCACAGCATTACCCCATCCTGGCGCACACATCACCACTCGAGACCAGTATTCTCCGGCGAGGCCATCTTACAGGAGGGTGTCGGAGCACCAGCCTAGATCTCCATCGTACCCAGCTGCTCTACGACGCCATCCCATATCTCCGACCACTAGTCCCATCACCGGCTTTACTGGACCCGCCGCCCTGAGAATGGATTCCGGCCATTACActtcgccctcctccaggGTGCAGACGAGCGTGCCTCCGCTGAGCCCCATTACAgacctcggcatcctccAGCACACGGATGGCACACAAGTCAAGGTCGACATCCATGGCAACATCGACAAGGGCTTCTTTCAGTCCGATGGCGACTGGACGTGCTACAGGAGGAATTACTTCTCCTGCAtctgctccttctccttgaacCCGCATTATCCCGGCCAGTCCTTGCAATTCACGCAACAAGGCTCGACGCAGTCGTACTCGGTgagaggcttcgccatgtccatctcggccgtTGTCGCCGAGAACGATTCCCACACGATCGAACTGGTCCAGCACACGCCCAAGAGAGATAAAGGCCCGGTCGAGAAGCCTGGGAAGGTGCACCTTCACCCGAAGCACCCTCAGATGTCGCACCCGATGGGTATCTACCACCCGGACACCGTGCTTGGAGGGCCGTCGAGGATT belongs to Colletotrichum higginsianum IMI 349063 chromosome 5, whole genome shotgun sequence and includes:
- a CDS encoding NDT80/PhoG like DNA-binding family protein, with the translated sequence MRYVQTSLFFLCLSRSLSLSHFPCSLPGLQCLGLVNSVSFPKSSDACCPGQDHKPRPSKNPNSTSFVERQDLLPGAFFPALYGSIHWAVMSRKRKEHSEEGSRVYTRADSHIRYEHNSNASLSTIEGPSQQPTALLNLFNPPITNATSYSPEGGFYHTAASQIFPSLDVRPRLGSNNISSTGMAHAHRSTALPHPGAHITTRDQYSPARPSYRRVSEHQPRSPSYPAALRRHPISPTTSPITGFTGPAALRMDSGHYTSPSSRVQTSVPPLSPITDLGILQHTDGTQVKVDIHGNIDKGFFQSDGDWTCYRRNYFSCICSFSLNPHYPGQSLQFTQQGSTQSYSVRGFAMSISAVVAENDSHTIELVQHTPKRDKGPVEKPGKVHLHPKHPQMSHPMGIYHPDTVLGGPSRIGFSENATYGGQQSGDPYQTEHTFERIQFKQATANNGKRRAAQQYYHLLIELWADVGSQVPDKFIRVAYRKSAKMIVRGRSPGHYQSERRASTSSGPGGSGGSFTGYPNSSIMGSDFGPAGAMLGGGYGASFDSRGNAPYGSTRHHHELEHMLPPEDSKAIDTTKEYQYYPGTMYDGTDSRGGVDMFTHHRHGQDNMVPHVGSNYDPLHDRVKRDPEILPSIFQPGALMSNQRCGPFEGKPTSSGYYPTMPQSGVNVTNMT